The proteins below come from a single Prolixibacter sp. NT017 genomic window:
- a CDS encoding RnfABCDGE type electron transport complex subunit G yields MMAKRDSSFINMLVTLFAVTFIASASLGLVNEFTRDAIKKANIKAQEKAIASVLPKFDKLGKSLMVLPKDGPDSLELFPAYDAQGKEVGTAVKSYTNKGFSGHFTIMVGFKPDGTISGYEVLQHQETPGLGSKMGEWFRNKDKPKQDIIGKNPGMVNFHVSKDGGDIDAITAATISSRAFLDAVRRAYNTWKNESDGMSGSTTKNEAQTEGGNS; encoded by the coding sequence ATGATGGCTAAAAGAGATTCGAGTTTCATCAACATGCTGGTAACGCTGTTTGCTGTTACCTTCATCGCCTCGGCATCGCTTGGTTTGGTGAACGAATTCACCCGAGATGCCATCAAAAAAGCCAACATTAAGGCACAGGAAAAAGCGATAGCCTCGGTACTTCCCAAATTCGACAAGCTGGGAAAAAGTCTGATGGTACTTCCAAAAGACGGGCCCGATAGTCTGGAATTATTCCCGGCATACGACGCACAGGGAAAAGAAGTTGGAACCGCCGTTAAATCGTATACCAACAAAGGTTTCTCGGGCCACTTCACCATCATGGTCGGCTTCAAACCTGACGGCACTATTTCCGGTTACGAAGTATTGCAACACCAGGAAACACCTGGACTGGGTTCCAAGATGGGCGAATGGTTCCGGAACAAGGATAAACCGAAACAAGACATCATCGGGAAAAATCCCGGCATGGTAAATTTCCACGTATCGAAAGACGGTGGAGATATCGACGCGATTACAGCGGCTACCATTTCATCGCGCGCATTTCTGGATGCCGTACGCAGGGCGTATAACACCTGGAAAAATGAATCGGATGGAATGAGCGGCTCAACAACCAAAAACGAAGCTCAAACGGAAGGAGGTAACTCATGA
- the rsxE gene encoding electron transport complex subunit RsxE, producing MNQMKNFTKGFLKENPVFVLLLGMCPTLGVTSSAINGMGMGLATTFVLVMANFVVSLVKSGIPDKVRIPSFIVIIATFVTIVQLTMQAYLPSLYESLGLFIPLIVVNCIVLGRAEAFASKNTVWSSIVDGLGMGLGFTFALTLLGAVREFLGSGKIFGLTIYPEHYGSLIFVLAPGAFIALGYLIAIINKLKKA from the coding sequence ATGAATCAGATGAAAAACTTCACCAAAGGATTCCTGAAAGAGAATCCGGTATTTGTACTCCTGCTGGGAATGTGTCCCACGCTGGGTGTCACCTCATCTGCTATCAACGGGATGGGCATGGGACTGGCAACGACCTTCGTGCTGGTGATGGCCAACTTCGTGGTATCATTAGTGAAAAGTGGTATTCCGGATAAAGTTCGTATTCCAAGCTTCATCGTCATCATCGCTACTTTCGTAACCATCGTTCAGCTGACCATGCAGGCTTACCTGCCATCGCTGTACGAAAGTCTGGGATTGTTCATCCCGCTTATCGTGGTCAACTGTATCGTACTCGGACGTGCCGAAGCATTCGCATCGAAAAACACTGTATGGTCATCCATCGTCGACGGTTTGGGCATGGGACTGGGGTTCACGTTTGCTCTGACTTTGTTAGGAGCTGTTCGCGAATTCCTCGGAAGCGGTAAGATTTTCGGATTAACCATCTATCCGGAACATTACGGCAGCCTGATTTTCGTACTCGCTCCCGGAGCCTTCATCGCGCTGGGTTACCTGATTGCCATCATCAACAAACTCAAAAAAGCCTGA
- a CDS encoding RnfABCDGE type electron transport complex subunit D, with protein MNKLLTVSPSPHVQGDESIRKIMYGVVLAMLPAFAMSVMFFGWNSVKVTLIAIAASVFFEYVIQKYIMKVKPTVDDGSAIVTGILLAFNVPVGLPVWLIVLGALVAIGVGKMSFGGLGQNPFNPALVGRVFLLISFPVQMTTWTANKVVADGFSGATPLGLLKEGLKNGETISQITSQLPSHFDLFWGNMSGSLGEISAVALLLGGVYMLWKKIISWHTPVAVLGTIFIFEGILWLANPDRFMDPMFHLFTGGAMLGAIFMATDMVSSPMTHLGQLIFGIGIGIITVLIRNFGAYPEGISFAILIMNAFTPLINAYVKPARFGRVA; from the coding sequence ATGAATAAACTGCTAACCGTATCACCTTCCCCGCACGTACAGGGTGACGAGTCCATACGGAAAATCATGTACGGCGTGGTACTGGCCATGTTACCGGCCTTCGCCATGTCGGTTATGTTTTTCGGCTGGAACAGCGTAAAGGTGACACTCATTGCCATAGCGGCGAGTGTATTCTTCGAATATGTAATTCAAAAGTATATCATGAAGGTCAAGCCCACGGTCGATGATGGTTCTGCCATCGTTACCGGGATTTTACTGGCCTTTAACGTACCGGTCGGATTGCCGGTGTGGCTCATTGTTCTGGGAGCATTGGTCGCCATTGGCGTAGGTAAAATGTCGTTCGGCGGACTGGGACAAAACCCGTTCAACCCGGCATTGGTGGGACGTGTTTTCCTGCTTATCTCCTTCCCCGTTCAGATGACCACCTGGACAGCCAACAAAGTTGTGGCTGACGGTTTCTCCGGTGCCACACCCCTCGGGCTGCTGAAAGAAGGATTGAAGAATGGCGAAACCATTTCTCAAATCACATCTCAGCTTCCAAGTCATTTCGACCTCTTCTGGGGTAACATGAGTGGTTCACTGGGTGAAATTTCCGCTGTTGCATTGCTGTTGGGTGGTGTTTACATGCTCTGGAAGAAAATCATTAGCTGGCATACGCCGGTTGCCGTTTTGGGAACCATCTTCATTTTCGAAGGAATTTTATGGTTAGCCAATCCGGACCGTTTCATGGACCCGATGTTCCACCTGTTCACTGGTGGTGCCATGCTTGGAGCCATCTTCATGGCAACTGACATGGTCAGCTCACCAATGACACATCTGGGACAATTGATTTTCGGAATCGGTATCGGAATTATTACCGTGCTCATCCGAAACTTTGGGGCGTATCCGGAAGGTATTTCTTTCGCGATTCTCATCATGAACGCGTTCACCCCGCTGATCAATGCCTATGTCAAACCTGCTAGATTCGGGAGGGTTGCATGA
- a CDS encoding Fe-S cluster domain-containing protein → MSITLIYTVVVLSAIGIIAAIILYYVSQKFMVHEDPRIDQIEEALPSANCGGCGYAGCRAFAEACVEENELSSLFCPVGGNECMNEVANILGLEAVQKAPKVAVLRCNGTCDHRPKTNQFDGAKSCSAASSLYSGETACAFGCLGYGDCVDVCDFDALHMNPETGLPEVDDEKCTACGACVDACPKDLFELRKKMPKDRKIYVACRNEDKGAAAKKACDVACIGCSKCFKECPFDAITMENNLAFIDSDKCKLCRKCVTVCPTGSIIEENFPPRKIKPEKVAEPTSAGPDSTDKA, encoded by the coding sequence ATGAGCATTACACTGATTTATACTGTCGTTGTTCTCAGCGCCATCGGGATCATTGCTGCGATCATCCTGTATTACGTATCACAAAAATTCATGGTTCACGAAGATCCGCGTATCGACCAGATCGAGGAAGCGCTTCCAAGCGCCAATTGTGGTGGTTGTGGATATGCCGGTTGTCGTGCTTTCGCCGAAGCTTGTGTGGAAGAAAACGAGTTGAGCAGCTTGTTTTGCCCGGTTGGTGGAAACGAATGCATGAACGAAGTTGCCAATATTCTCGGCTTGGAAGCAGTACAGAAAGCTCCCAAGGTAGCTGTACTTCGTTGTAACGGAACATGCGACCATCGTCCGAAGACCAACCAATTCGACGGAGCCAAATCCTGTTCAGCCGCTTCTTCACTTTACAGTGGCGAAACCGCATGTGCTTTTGGCTGCCTGGGTTACGGCGATTGTGTGGATGTCTGCGATTTCGATGCATTGCACATGAATCCTGAAACCGGTCTGCCGGAAGTAGACGACGAAAAATGTACCGCATGTGGTGCCTGCGTCGATGCCTGTCCGAAAGACTTGTTCGAGTTGCGTAAGAAGATGCCGAAAGACCGCAAGATTTACGTGGCCTGCCGCAATGAGGATAAAGGTGCCGCCGCCAAAAAAGCCTGCGACGTTGCCTGTATCGGTTGTAGCAAATGTTTCAAAGAGTGTCCGTTCGATGCCATTACCATGGAAAACAACCTGGCCTTCATCGATTCGGATAAGTGTAAGCTTTGCCGCAAGTGTGTGACCGTTTGTCCTACCGGCTCCATCATCGAAGAGAATTTCCCGCCGAGGAAAATCAAACCCGAGAAGGTAGCCGAGCCGACATCAGCTGGTCCCGATTCAACAGATAAAGCCTAA
- the rsxA gene encoding electron transport complex subunit RsxA: protein MQYIIIIISAIFVNNIVLAQFLGICPFLGVSKKTSTAIGMAGAVAFVMTLATIVTYLIQYNILVPLNVAYLQTISFILVIAALVQLVEIILKKVSPALYQALGVFLPLITTNCAILGVAILTIQKDFNLMEGVVYAISTAIGFGLALVIFAGLREHLDLMNVPKGLKGTPIALITAGILAMAFMGFSGIV, encoded by the coding sequence ATGCAATACATTATCATTATCATATCGGCCATTTTTGTCAATAACATCGTACTGGCACAGTTCCTCGGAATCTGTCCTTTCCTCGGTGTTTCGAAAAAGACGTCAACCGCTATCGGTATGGCCGGAGCCGTTGCCTTTGTGATGACACTGGCAACCATAGTGACCTATTTGATTCAGTACAATATTTTGGTGCCGTTGAACGTGGCTTACCTTCAGACCATTTCGTTCATCCTGGTGATTGCTGCGCTGGTTCAGCTGGTCGAAATCATCCTGAAAAAGGTAAGTCCTGCACTCTATCAGGCATTGGGAGTTTTCCTTCCGTTGATTACCACGAACTGTGCTATTCTTGGTGTAGCCATTCTGACCATTCAGAAAGACTTTAACCTGATGGAAGGCGTGGTTTATGCCATCTCTACCGCCATCGGTTTTGGATTGGCGCTGGTAATTTTCGCTGGATTGCGCGAGCACCTCGACTTGATGAATGTACCGAAAGGTTTGAAGGGAACGCCTATCGCACTGATTACCGCCGGTATTCTGGCGATGGCCTTCATGGGATTCTCCGGAATCGTTTAA
- a CDS encoding S9 family peptidase, with the protein MKKLALFSLPLLMVGLMACTTKAPKVEKKNFVPEVPKLTSDIMTPEVLWSFGRMSEAEVSPDGKSVVYAVTYFNIPENKSYRDLYSVSTDGGTPVQLTDTPEKEYNPQWRPDGKKIGYLSSKSGSTQLWEMNPDGSAKHQVSHIDGGIIGFKYAPTQDRILYIKAVKLDKSVHDLFPDLPKANARLETDLMYVHWDQWHDYTYQHVFVTDYNENNVVAGTDIMKGERFDTPMKPFGGIEQINFSPDGKKIAYTCKKKVGRAYALSTNSDIYIYDIANGETINYTKGMMGYDINPVFSPDGKKLAWESMEHDGYESDKNRLFIADLATGDKMDYSKNFDQNVHGLLWSADSKTIYFISDIHATDEMYSLDVAADSIHRITDGVHNYQSVMLAGDKLIGQRVSMSHPADLYSVNPADGKAMQITAINKKYLDQLTFGKVEKRWVKTVDNKKELVWVIYPPHFDPNKKYPTLLYCEGGPQSTVSQFWSYRWNFQMMAANDYIIVAPNRRGLPGFGTKWNEEISGDYGGLAMDDYMSAIKAVAKEPYVDNNRLGAVGASFGGYSVYYLAGHNNGYFKAFISHDGIFNMEAMYTTTEEMWFVNWDLGGSYWDFKNPVAMKSYAKFSPHKYVQNWDAPILVIHGGHDYRIPYTQGEAAFNAARLRGLPAEFLYFPEESHWVLQAQDGILWQRVFFNWLDKYLK; encoded by the coding sequence ATGAAAAAACTGGCTCTTTTCTCACTTCCGCTATTAATGGTCGGCCTGATGGCCTGTACCACCAAAGCGCCGAAAGTGGAGAAAAAGAATTTTGTGCCTGAGGTTCCCAAGCTGACCTCCGACATTATGACTCCCGAAGTGCTCTGGTCTTTTGGCCGTATGAGCGAAGCGGAAGTTTCACCCGATGGAAAATCGGTCGTGTATGCTGTAACCTATTTCAATATTCCGGAAAATAAATCGTACCGCGATTTGTATTCGGTTTCCACCGATGGAGGTACACCGGTGCAGTTGACCGATACGCCGGAGAAGGAATATAATCCGCAATGGCGCCCTGACGGCAAGAAGATTGGTTACCTTTCTTCCAAATCGGGTAGCACGCAGTTGTGGGAAATGAACCCTGACGGTTCTGCCAAACATCAGGTTTCACACATCGATGGCGGCATCATCGGATTCAAGTATGCGCCTACCCAGGACCGGATTCTCTACATCAAAGCAGTGAAGCTTGACAAGAGTGTGCACGATCTCTTCCCTGACCTTCCGAAAGCAAACGCCCGCCTGGAAACGGACCTGATGTATGTGCACTGGGACCAGTGGCATGATTACACTTACCAGCATGTTTTCGTAACCGATTACAACGAGAATAATGTGGTAGCCGGAACCGATATCATGAAAGGTGAGCGCTTTGACACCCCGATGAAACCATTTGGTGGCATCGAGCAGATTAATTTCTCGCCCGACGGGAAGAAGATTGCTTACACCTGCAAGAAGAAAGTTGGCCGCGCTTATGCGCTTTCGACCAATTCCGATATCTATATCTATGATATTGCCAATGGCGAAACCATCAACTATACCAAAGGTATGATGGGCTACGATATCAATCCGGTTTTCTCGCCCGACGGCAAAAAGCTGGCGTGGGAAAGCATGGAGCATGACGGTTACGAATCGGATAAAAACCGCCTCTTTATTGCAGATCTGGCAACCGGCGATAAGATGGACTATTCGAAGAATTTCGATCAGAATGTCCACGGCTTGCTGTGGTCTGCCGACAGTAAGACGATTTATTTCATTTCCGATATTCACGCTACCGACGAAATGTATTCGCTGGACGTAGCTGCTGACAGCATTCACAGAATTACAGACGGAGTACACAACTATCAGAGTGTGATGCTTGCCGGTGATAAACTAATCGGACAGCGCGTTTCCATGTCGCACCCAGCTGACCTGTACAGTGTGAACCCGGCTGATGGAAAAGCGATGCAGATTACCGCTATCAACAAAAAATACCTCGACCAGCTCACTTTCGGTAAGGTGGAAAAACGTTGGGTAAAAACGGTTGATAACAAGAAGGAACTGGTGTGGGTAATTTATCCGCCGCATTTCGATCCGAACAAGAAATATCCGACTTTGCTCTATTGCGAAGGTGGACCGCAGAGCACGGTTAGCCAGTTCTGGTCGTACCGCTGGAACTTCCAGATGATGGCTGCCAACGATTACATCATCGTTGCCCCGAACCGTCGCGGATTGCCTGGTTTCGGTACCAAGTGGAATGAAGAAATCTCCGGCGACTACGGTGGCCTGGCGATGGACGATTATATGTCGGCCATCAAAGCAGTAGCTAAAGAGCCTTACGTGGATAACAACCGTTTGGGTGCCGTTGGCGCCAGTTTTGGTGGATACTCGGTTTATTATCTGGCCGGACACAACAACGGCTACTTCAAAGCCTTTATCTCGCACGACGGTATTTTCAACATGGAAGCGATGTACACCACTACGGAAGAGATGTGGTTTGTGAACTGGGATTTGGGCGGTTCGTACTGGGATTTCAAAAACCCGGTAGCGATGAAATCATATGCCAAGTTTTCTCCGCATAAGTACGTTCAGAACTGGGATGCCCCGATTCTGGTCATTCACGGTGGCCATGATTACCGGATTCCCTATACGCAGGGTGAAGCAGCATTCAATGCAGCCCGTCTGCGCGGATTGCCGGCCGAGTTCCTGTACTTCCCGGAAGAGAGTCACTGGGTATTGCAGGCACAGGATGGTATTTTGTGGCAACGGGTCTTCTTCAACTGGCTCGATAAATACCTGAAATAA
- the rsxC gene encoding electron transport complex subunit RsxC: MLKTFKMGGVHPAENKLSAGKAIEKLPLPKTVSIPVAQHIGAPATVVVKRGDEVKVGTVIAQSSGFVSTNIHSSVSGKVKKIDDVMDSSGYKKKAVIIDVEGDEWEEGIDTSENLIRETHLDAKEINAKVLAAGIVGLGGATFPTHVKLSPPPGMTAEVLLINGVECEPYLTSDHRLMLEKGAEIIVGTKLLMKSLGVNKAVIGIENNKPDAITRMQELTVNESGISVQPLKVKYPQGGEKQLIKAVTGKEVPSGALPIAVGAVVNNVGTAFAVYEAVMKNKPLVERVVTVTGKSVKEPSNLMVRIGTPVTDLVEAAGGMPEDTGKVISGGPMMGRAVTTLEVPVTKGTSGILLIRDEEAKRNEVEPCIRCGKCVNVCPMGLEPYLLMTMSEKKLWERSEDRHVMDCIECGSCSFTCPSNRPLLDYIRLGKGTVGKLIRARKSQN, translated from the coding sequence GTGTTAAAGACATTCAAAATGGGAGGTGTTCACCCGGCCGAGAATAAATTGTCAGCCGGTAAAGCCATTGAAAAGCTTCCCCTCCCGAAAACCGTCAGTATTCCCGTTGCTCAACATATCGGTGCTCCCGCCACCGTAGTGGTTAAACGCGGCGACGAAGTCAAAGTCGGTACGGTAATCGCGCAAAGTTCGGGATTTGTATCCACCAATATCCATTCATCCGTTTCCGGGAAAGTGAAGAAGATTGATGATGTGATGGATTCGTCCGGATACAAGAAAAAAGCAGTCATCATCGATGTTGAAGGTGATGAATGGGAAGAAGGTATCGATACTTCCGAGAACCTGATTAGAGAAACACATCTGGACGCCAAGGAGATTAATGCAAAAGTTCTGGCAGCCGGAATCGTCGGTTTGGGTGGAGCCACCTTCCCAACACACGTGAAACTGAGCCCGCCTCCGGGAATGACTGCCGAGGTACTGCTCATCAATGGTGTGGAGTGTGAACCTTACCTCACCTCCGACCATCGCCTGATGCTGGAAAAAGGCGCTGAAATTATTGTCGGCACCAAGCTCCTGATGAAATCGCTGGGCGTGAATAAAGCGGTAATTGGTATCGAAAACAATAAACCCGACGCGATTACCCGCATGCAGGAGCTCACTGTCAACGAATCGGGAATCTCAGTTCAACCGCTGAAAGTGAAATATCCGCAGGGTGGTGAAAAGCAGTTAATCAAAGCTGTTACCGGTAAGGAAGTTCCCTCAGGGGCACTGCCGATTGCTGTTGGTGCGGTGGTAAATAACGTAGGTACAGCTTTCGCCGTTTACGAAGCGGTGATGAAAAATAAACCGCTGGTCGAGCGAGTGGTTACCGTAACCGGAAAATCGGTCAAAGAACCGTCGAACCTGATGGTGCGCATCGGTACGCCGGTTACCGACCTGGTAGAAGCCGCTGGCGGCATGCCCGAAGATACAGGCAAAGTGATTAGCGGTGGCCCAATGATGGGACGCGCCGTTACGACCCTGGAAGTTCCGGTAACCAAAGGAACGTCAGGCATTCTCCTCATCCGCGACGAAGAAGCTAAGCGAAACGAGGTGGAACCTTGTATCCGGTGTGGTAAATGTGTGAATGTTTGCCCCATGGGACTCGAGCCTTACCTGTTGATGACCATGTCGGAGAAGAAACTGTGGGAACGCAGCGAAGACCGTCATGTGATGGATTGCATCGAGTGCGGCTCCTGTTCGTTCACCTGTCCGTCCAACCGCCCGTTACTGGATTACATCCGGTTGGGAAAAGGAACGGTGGGCAAACTCATCCGGGCACGGAAATCACAGAACTAA
- a CDS encoding SoxR reducing system RseC family protein gives MENKGNIFHRGVVKFVDDHRIVVGIVSQSACVSCSVNGSCNMSDVKEKEVEIESWKGTYTRGEFVEVIASESQGFRALFVAYILPLIILLITLIVLLQTTGNESLAAAASLGVLVPYYGVLYLLQEKIKQKLNFSIRKLN, from the coding sequence ATGGAAAACAAGGGAAATATCTTCCATCGGGGAGTTGTAAAGTTTGTGGATGACCATCGGATAGTAGTTGGAATCGTTTCCCAGTCAGCATGTGTGTCATGTTCGGTTAATGGTTCGTGCAACATGTCCGATGTCAAGGAAAAGGAAGTGGAGATTGAGAGCTGGAAAGGCACCTATACAAGGGGAGAATTTGTCGAAGTTATTGCCAGCGAATCACAGGGGTTCCGGGCACTTTTTGTAGCATATATCCTGCCCCTTATTATACTTTTGATCACACTCATCGTTTTGCTTCAGACTACCGGCAATGAATCGCTGGCAGCAGCAGCTTCTTTGGGTGTTTTGGTGCCGTACTACGGTGTTTTATATCTTCTGCAAGAAAAAATCAAACAAAAACTGAATTTTAGTATTCGAAAACTGAACTAA